A single region of the Gossypium arboreum isolate Shixiya-1 chromosome 12, ASM2569848v2, whole genome shotgun sequence genome encodes:
- the LOC108465877 gene encoding eukaryotic translation initiation factor 1A-like: MPKNKGKGGKNRKRGKNEADDEKRELIFKEDGQEYAQVIRMLGNGRCEAMCIDGTKRLCHIRGKMHKKVWIAADDIILVGLRDYQDDKADVIMKYMPDEARLLKAYGELPETTRLNEGVAGGIDEDDDGTGDDYIEFEDEDIDKI; the protein is encoded by the coding sequence ATGCCAAAGAACAAAGGAAAAGGAGGAAAGAATCGGAAGAGAGGAAAGAACGAAGCCGATGATGAGAAACGAGAATTAATCTTCAAAGAAGACGGCCAAGAATACGCTCAAGTGATCCGAATGTTAGGCAACGGCCGATGCGAAGCCATGTGTATCGACGGCACGAAACGGCTCTGCCACATCCGTGGCAAGATGCACAAGAAGGTATGGATAGCTGCCGACGACATCATCCTCGTCGGCCTTAGGGATTATCAAGATGACAAAGCTGACGTCATCATGAAATACATGCCTGATGAAGCTAGGCTTCTCAAAGCTTATGGAGAACTCCCGGAGACTACGAGATTGAACGAAGGTGTCGCCGGCGGAATTGATGAGGACGATGATGGCACCGGCGATGATTATATTGAATTTGAAGATGAAGATATAGATAagatataa
- the LOC108478587 gene encoding uncharacterized protein LOC108478587: MGSDTSWFIIIIIVIIVNISSSIVGGSADSYDPQALKALFRHYANLTLANHHTGTEHKVNLPSNFTGMEVSVKRLRSGSLWTRGTDSIYVKIPSNVKTLPYVKRLAIVYDNLGNWSSMYYNVPGYALVSPVIGFDVYDYSDLTMIMDGNLTLRVEGELISIHFPYLKVGDKNTTLLKCVGFEPDGSVEFKNWTNDNVCKVKNAGHFCVVAEMPAVTEEKEGRAWKWWVIGFGIGIVGLIVLVSMGMVVMLKWRKMEITKMEKESDTSVALGTFWVRGDHKMPCASMIRTQPTLEHDFVP; encoded by the coding sequence ATGGGGTCTGATACAAGCtggttcatcatcatcatcatcgtcaTCATTGTTAATATTTCTTCGTCGATCGTTGGTGGCTCAGCTGATAGCTATGATCCACAAGCTTTAAAAGCTCTGTTTCGTCACTACGCGAATCTCACATTGGCAAATCATCATACAGGTACTGAGCATAAAGTTAATCTCCCTTCTAATTTCACCGGCATGGAAGTTTCCGTTAAGAGGTTACGTAGTGGGAGTTTATGGACCAGAGGAACCGATTCCATATATGTTAAGATCCCATCTAATGTTAAAACATTGCCATACGTGAAAAGATTAGCTATAGTTTATGATAATTTAGGGAATTGGTCCTCTATGTACTACAATGTTCCTGGTTATGCATTAGTTTCTCCGGTTATCGGTTTCGATGTTTACGATTACTCCGATTTAACCATGATAATGGATGGGAATTTAACGTTGAGAGTTGAAGGCGAACTGATTTCGATTCATTTCCCTTATTTAAAGGTTGGGGATAAAAACACGACACTGCTTAAGTGCGTAGGATTTGAACCGGACGGGTCAGTTGAATTCAAGAATTGGACCAACGATAATGTTTGCAAGGTCAAAAATGCCGGGCATTTTTGCGTTGTGGCGGAGATGCCGGCGGTGACGGAGGAAAAGGAAGGGCGGGCTTGGAAATGGTGGGTGATAGGGTTTGGGATTGGAATTGTGGGGCTAATTGTGTTGGTTTCAATGGGGATGGTGGTGATGTTGAAGTGGAGGAAAATGGAGATCACAAAAATGGAGAAGGAATCTGATACATCGGTGGCATTGGGTACATTTTGGGTTAGGGGTGATCATAAAATGCCTTGTGCATCAATGATTAGAACACAACCAACACTTGAGCATGATTTTGTTCCTTAG